In the genome of Coraliomargarita sinensis, one region contains:
- a CDS encoding Ig-like domain-containing protein has translation MLFTKIATTAAVKRNLFLAVLTLTFAASVSAKHYKVFLMGGQSNMFGFSTDLGSLPTELQSPQEDVRFYYGTNFTFLESGSGGPWGSEITLGRTLADARPDENFFYIKHADGGTSLWQQWNLTDGRSYNLFKEVVDFGLDSLTKAGHTYEVAGMFWAQGERDALNGRTTEEYTSDFEAFIADIRSRYGADIPFIFARLSVKQTARPIDEVRLAQNIVAERDPNTYLIDTDDYPIGGDNLHYTDEAYIEMGEDFAQTYLNSLSGDSTAPTISALAPAGAVDPTANLSITFNEEVAFGSGNITLRQSGGTVVESFDVTNPSSGLSLSGDTVTIDPSSLLASSTSYYVEIDASAIDDLAGNSFAGISGDGTWSFTTSAADSTLPGIESLRPTHTETGVKLDSILVLDFTENVSFGTGLITLKKSDGTVVESFDVVSAPANLKLSGSRLTIVPSADLLPATGYYIEIADSAIDDQAGNSFDGISGSGIWSFTTADAVIDGALIAASASNLPMGDLAFDFNTGTQKWHPYRTIDGSGLSGGVHSTAAASGWLTKQESVPGPAPKVEESYIQWDLGDTYALDSIHIWNMNKEGNTSASVRSVDVYYSSVEFPGDPEGAGAANWTRLGGASLEFPQAPSTNNTGFDLETATSTSLPSHGVRYLRFELNTNWAGVDDFTGISEIQFTAASRGTDTTAPSILVLDPGHTGGGVDPASDLSITFSEAIALGSGEIRLLQTGGSVVETFDVGAPAAGLSISGATLTLDPSSSLAPSTGYYVEIDGTAVDDRLGNSFSGISGDGTWSFTTAAADSAAPSIASQSPVPGASGVNSESNLILVLDEAVTFGSGSITLRGSGGKLIQSFDVTAPGDGLSLSGKTVTLNPSVELADFTSYYIEIEGTAIDDLEGNSFAGISGDSAWSFTTGGPDGIAPEIASLTPTDGELAFFPSDDLVITFDELIEFGTGFIRIRSVSDDSIIESFDVANPPSGLDLVGATVTINPSDDLPTGTAIYVEIESTAILDYSGNAYSGTDGSTTWRFTTAGATIIHQFSTLLSNGTAYNVSVYDGKAGYAGTGAYSSVAGTFGDGTVEAYKFLNNVTSGSPGEITAYASDGTNLTYQWDRVAVDYNADLGDVWTTNDPGTDFSGGDPANYGGTTATMSGGYLVNGSIDISAYSSGTIYVLLGGFDTPFDLALNFNGENPVNMPQIDPPGTRNMYVVAFTFDDPSYNYTSIDYSYTGSSPSRSRFMGIVVDGTERVAEPIVSTFSPAHTATDVSVSGNLSVTFSEDVVFGTGNISLFESGGTLVESFDVAGPASGLSLSGSTVTIDPSSDLTGSTTYYIEIDATAIDDLEGENFAGFSGDETWRFTTEAPLTSPPDAPTGLSAAPGDARVDLSWNAAETADSYTVKRSTTPGGGYSTIGTPTTTSFADTSVVNGTTYYYVVSATNSVGESADSTEVGATPEAVIADVSFSYSELISSNSNFDLYVFPGKAGYSGDAGGAFGDGTVEAYAFFNNATTGFPGSVNKYVSGGSAVTMDTWSAVTDFADFDRGDVWTTNDPDSQAANYGGTTETISGAYEASGTIDISSYSSGTVYVLLGGYDTPFDLSLTMNGSGQDPVVDSMPQIDPPATRNLYVVAFDFENTGLAYDSITYAYTGSAANRSRFMGVVVDGAQGSVDPSFSDWISGYSGLDGQTGLADDPDGDGIANGIENFFGTHPGEFSGGMVSGNVTADSFTFTHPQSGELASDLTATYRWSTDLETFSNDGDSFGGTTVVFTAETDSPTAGTTSVTATVSGTLVDKLFVDVEVIQNP, from the coding sequence ATGTTATTCACAAAAATCGCAACCACTGCCGCCGTGAAAAGGAATCTTTTCCTGGCCGTACTCACGCTTACGTTTGCTGCCTCCGTTTCCGCCAAGCACTACAAGGTCTTCCTCATGGGCGGCCAGTCCAACATGTTTGGCTTCTCCACCGACCTGGGGAGTCTCCCGACGGAGCTCCAGAGTCCGCAGGAGGATGTGCGCTTCTACTACGGGACCAATTTCACCTTCCTTGAGTCGGGAAGTGGCGGGCCGTGGGGCTCCGAGATCACTCTCGGCCGCACGCTTGCCGATGCGCGCCCCGACGAGAACTTTTTCTACATCAAGCACGCCGACGGGGGCACCAGCTTATGGCAGCAATGGAATCTGACCGACGGCCGCAGCTACAATCTGTTCAAGGAGGTGGTGGACTTCGGTTTGGATTCGCTGACCAAGGCCGGGCATACTTATGAAGTCGCCGGGATGTTCTGGGCACAGGGCGAACGTGATGCGCTCAACGGGCGCACGACCGAAGAGTACACGAGCGATTTCGAGGCCTTTATCGCTGACATCCGCAGCCGCTATGGCGCCGACATTCCTTTCATTTTCGCCCGGCTCTCGGTGAAGCAAACCGCCCGGCCGATCGACGAAGTCCGCCTTGCCCAGAACATCGTGGCGGAGCGCGACCCTAATACCTACCTGATCGATACCGATGACTATCCGATCGGTGGGGACAACCTCCACTACACCGATGAGGCCTATATTGAGATGGGGGAGGACTTCGCCCAGACTTACCTCAACTCGCTCTCCGGGGATTCCACCGCGCCAACGATCAGCGCACTCGCACCGGCTGGCGCGGTCGATCCGACGGCCAATCTCAGTATCACCTTCAACGAGGAGGTGGCCTTCGGCAGCGGCAACATCACCTTGCGCCAAAGTGGCGGGACAGTGGTGGAAAGCTTCGACGTGACGAACCCGTCCAGCGGGCTGAGCCTGTCCGGTGACACGGTCACCATCGACCCGAGCAGCCTGCTGGCATCTTCCACCAGCTATTACGTGGAAATCGACGCCTCGGCCATCGATGACCTCGCGGGCAACAGCTTTGCTGGCATCAGTGGCGACGGCACCTGGAGCTTCACCACTTCGGCGGCGGATAGCACCCTGCCGGGCATTGAGTCGCTTCGCCCAACGCACACGGAGACCGGCGTCAAGTTGGACAGCATTCTGGTCCTCGACTTCACGGAAAACGTCAGTTTTGGCACTGGCTTAATCACCCTGAAGAAAAGCGATGGCACAGTGGTCGAAAGCTTCGACGTGGTCAGCGCGCCGGCGAATCTCAAGCTCTCCGGCAGCCGTCTGACCATTGTGCCCAGCGCGGATCTCCTTCCCGCCACCGGCTACTACATCGAGATCGCAGACAGCGCGATCGACGACCAGGCGGGCAACAGCTTTGACGGGATCAGCGGAAGCGGCATTTGGAGCTTCACCACGGCAGATGCTGTCATTGACGGGGCCCTGATTGCCGCCTCCGCCTCGAATCTTCCCATGGGCGATCTCGCCTTCGACTTCAACACCGGCACCCAGAAATGGCACCCCTACCGCACCATCGATGGCTCGGGTCTGAGCGGGGGCGTGCACAGTACGGCCGCCGCAAGCGGCTGGCTGACCAAACAGGAAAGCGTTCCCGGTCCGGCCCCCAAGGTCGAGGAGTCCTACATTCAGTGGGACCTCGGTGATACCTATGCCCTCGATTCGATCCACATCTGGAACATGAACAAGGAGGGCAATACCAGCGCGAGTGTCCGCTCGGTCGACGTCTACTACTCCAGCGTCGAGTTTCCCGGTGACCCGGAAGGGGCGGGCGCCGCCAACTGGACGAGGCTCGGCGGCGCGTCGCTCGAGTTCCCTCAGGCCCCAAGCACGAACAATACCGGCTTCGACCTTGAGACCGCCACCTCGACCAGCCTGCCGAGCCATGGCGTCCGCTACCTCCGCTTCGAGTTGAACACCAACTGGGCGGGCGTGGACGACTTTACCGGCATTTCTGAAATTCAGTTCACCGCCGCTTCCCGCGGGACGGATACCACCGCTCCGAGCATTCTGGTTCTCGACCCCGGCCACACCGGGGGCGGGGTGGACCCGGCCTCCGATTTGAGCATTACCTTCTCCGAAGCGATTGCCCTTGGTTCGGGTGAAATTCGCCTCCTTCAAACCGGTGGGAGTGTTGTGGAAACGTTCGACGTGGGCGCTCCCGCGGCCGGACTCTCCATTTCCGGTGCCACGCTCACCCTCGATCCGTCGAGCTCACTCGCCCCATCGACCGGCTATTACGTGGAAATCGATGGGACGGCGGTCGACGATCGTCTCGGCAATAGTTTCTCCGGGATCTCGGGCGATGGCACCTGGAGTTTTACCACCGCAGCTGCCGATAGCGCCGCACCATCCATCGCTTCGCAAAGTCCCGTGCCCGGTGCCTCCGGAGTTAACTCCGAGAGCAATCTCATCCTTGTCCTCGATGAAGCAGTCACCTTCGGCAGTGGCTCGATCACTCTGCGCGGGTCCGGTGGCAAGCTGATCCAGAGCTTTGACGTCACCGCACCGGGAGACGGGCTCAGCCTGTCCGGCAAAACCGTCACGCTCAATCCGTCAGTCGAGCTGGCAGATTTTACCAGCTACTACATTGAGATCGAAGGCACGGCTATCGACGATCTCGAAGGCAACAGCTTCGCCGGAATCAGCGGCGACAGCGCCTGGAGCTTTACCACCGGCGGGCCGGATGGGATTGCTCCGGAGATCGCCTCACTTACGCCTACTGACGGGGAGCTTGCATTTTTCCCCTCCGACGACCTGGTCATCACCTTTGACGAACTGATCGAATTCGGAACGGGTTTCATTCGAATCCGCAGTGTCAGCGACGACTCGATCATCGAAAGTTTCGATGTGGCCAACCCGCCGTCCGGCCTGGATTTGGTGGGCGCCACCGTCACCATCAATCCGAGCGACGATCTGCCCACGGGCACAGCCATCTACGTCGAGATTGAGAGCACCGCCATCCTTGACTATTCCGGAAACGCCTATTCGGGCACCGATGGCTCAACCACCTGGCGATTCACCACGGCCGGCGCCACCATCATCCATCAGTTCAGCACGCTCCTTAGCAACGGGACCGCTTACAATGTCTCGGTTTACGACGGAAAGGCGGGCTATGCCGGCACCGGTGCCTACAGTTCCGTGGCCGGCACATTCGGTGACGGCACGGTGGAGGCCTACAAATTCCTCAATAACGTCACTTCCGGCAGCCCGGGAGAAATCACCGCCTATGCCAGCGACGGCACAAATTTGACCTACCAATGGGATCGGGTGGCGGTCGATTACAATGCCGATCTTGGCGACGTCTGGACCACCAACGACCCGGGCACCGATTTCTCCGGGGGCGATCCGGCCAATTACGGCGGCACCACGGCGACGATGTCGGGCGGCTACCTGGTCAACGGCAGTATCGATATCTCTGCCTACAGTTCGGGAACCATCTATGTCCTCCTTGGCGGCTTCGATACACCCTTTGATCTGGCGCTCAACTTCAATGGCGAAAATCCCGTCAACATGCCGCAGATTGATCCGCCGGGCACCCGCAATATGTATGTGGTGGCCTTCACCTTCGATGACCCCAGCTACAATTACACATCGATTGACTACAGCTATACCGGCAGTTCGCCCAGTCGTTCGCGATTCATGGGGATCGTCGTTGATGGCACCGAAAGGGTGGCCGAGCCGATCGTCAGCACCTTCAGCCCCGCTCACACGGCGACCGACGTCAGTGTCTCCGGGAACCTCAGTGTCACCTTCAGCGAGGACGTTGTCTTCGGCACAGGGAATATCTCGCTGTTTGAGAGTGGTGGAACCCTCGTTGAGAGTTTCGACGTGGCGGGTCCTGCCTCCGGCTTGAGTTTGTCCGGGTCGACGGTGACCATCGACCCGAGCTCCGATCTGACAGGTTCAACGACGTATTACATCGAAATCGATGCCACCGCGATTGACGACCTCGAGGGCGAAAACTTCGCCGGCTTCAGCGGCGATGAAACCTGGCGCTTTACCACCGAAGCCCCGCTCACGAGTCCGCCGGACGCACCCACTGGCCTTAGCGCCGCGCCCGGCGATGCCCGCGTGGACCTGAGTTGGAACGCGGCGGAGACGGCCGACAGCTACACCGTGAAGCGGAGCACCACCCCGGGGGGCGGCTACAGCACGATCGGCACGCCGACCACGACGAGCTTTGCCGACACCTCCGTCGTCAACGGCACAACTTATTACTATGTCGTCTCGGCGACCAATAGCGTCGGCGAAAGCGCCGATTCGACCGAGGTCGGTGCCACTCCGGAGGCGGTCATCGCCGATGTTAGCTTCAGCTACTCGGAATTGATCAGTAGCAACAGCAATTTCGACCTATACGTCTTTCCGGGCAAAGCCGGTTACAGTGGCGATGCCGGCGGCGCCTTCGGCGATGGCACGGTGGAAGCCTACGCCTTCTTTAACAATGCGACGACCGGGTTTCCCGGTTCGGTCAATAAATATGTCTCCGGTGGCAGCGCCGTCACCATGGATACTTGGAGCGCGGTGACAGATTTCGCGGATTTTGATCGCGGCGATGTCTGGACGACGAATGACCCGGATTCACAGGCTGCCAACTATGGTGGCACGACCGAGACGATATCGGGGGCCTACGAGGCCAGTGGCACGATTGACATTTCCAGCTATAGCTCGGGCACCGTTTATGTGCTGCTGGGCGGCTACGATACTCCGTTTGATCTTTCCCTGACCATGAACGGATCGGGGCAGGACCCGGTCGTCGACAGCATGCCGCAAATCGACCCGCCCGCGACCCGCAACCTTTACGTGGTGGCCTTCGATTTCGAAAATACAGGACTCGCTTACGACTCGATCACCTATGCCTATACCGGCTCGGCCGCCAACCGTTCCCGCTTCATGGGCGTGGTGGTCGATGGAGCACAGGGAAGCGTTGACCCCAGCTTCTCGGACTGGATATCGGGCTACAGTGGGCTCGACGGACAGACCGGCCTCGCCGACGATCCCGACGGAGACGGCATCGCTAACGGCATCGAAAACTTCTTTGGCACGCACCCGGGTGAATTCTCTGGAGGCATGGTGTCCGGTAACGTAACGGCGGATTCGTTCACCTTCACGCACCCGCAGAGCGGCGAACTGGCGAGCGACCTGACGGCAACCTACCGTTGGTCCACTGATTTGGAAACTTTTTCGAACGACGGGGATTCGTTCGGTGGAACCACGGTGGTCTTCACTGCGGAAACAGACAGCCCGACCGCCGGAACGACGTCGGTGACCGCAACCGTGAGCGGTACATTGGTCGATAAACTCTTTGTGGATGTTGAAGTCATCCAAAATCCCTGA
- a CDS encoding REP-associated tyrosine transposase produces MARAERKWLYHHTPSWVRPENERFFLTLCCKDRSREQLTHPDVVEGIFDSIQFGQQRGDWYVRLILLMPDHLHLIAAFPDCEASMTRTIRNWKRLMARRHGIVWQKGFFDHRLRNDAALDEKAAYIRLNPVRAGLCKHPETWPYVWEPEDIQDVTK; encoded by the coding sequence ATGGCACGCGCGGAACGAAAATGGCTGTATCATCATACGCCTTCGTGGGTTCGGCCCGAAAATGAGAGGTTCTTTTTAACGCTTTGTTGCAAGGATCGGAGCCGTGAGCAATTAACCCACCCGGATGTGGTGGAAGGCATCTTCGATTCCATCCAGTTCGGCCAACAACGCGGGGACTGGTATGTGCGGCTGATCTTACTCATGCCGGATCACTTGCATCTGATCGCAGCCTTCCCCGACTGTGAAGCCTCGATGACAAGAACCATCAGGAACTGGAAACGTCTGATGGCCCGGCGTCATGGGATTGTCTGGCAAAAGGGATTTTTTGACCACCGCTTAAGAAACGATGCCGCCCTGGACGAGAAGGCTGCCTATATCCGTTTAAATCCAGTAAGAGCCGGATTATGCAAGCACCCGGAAACGTGGCCTTATGTCTGGGAACCGGAAGACATACAAGACGTAACGAAGTAA
- a CDS encoding family 78 glycoside hydrolase catalytic domain gives MRVFSILVCLFVSLASLFGKPIPVPRDLRVGENRQAPIGYHDPSPAFSWKLPALAGVHSQSAYRLVVASDPAKLPEAADLWDSGKVTSDRSNWIPYAGRPIDSRQKVYWQVRFWDQKDRPSSWSDAAHFEMGLLDNSDWQAKWIRLNHSQEAKRANSGPEIVIEKAHYGVPGAPDHLVDVTAELRARFALGKRIIPASNELVAQDPAWDQPKSLRIVYRQDGQRKELILQEGEIYDFDQDKKIKRWHVPKFIPQQLRREFEIDQPIQRARLYVTARGLYQVHLNGEKVGEDYMAPGFTPYRKKIETRTYDVTDHLQPGDNAIGALLGEGWYAGTLLFQGRLGGRYPELLLQLEVTHEDGTVKRILSDESWKATNDGPIRYSSIYRGEIYDARMETTGWTLPGYDDSAWQPVHAGLVQPRDPLTPKPFRPVRITQKLSTVEVTEPEPGTFVFDLGQNMVGWPVLRIPVQKDETVTFRVAEMLNPDGTMYTRNYRGAQSKSHYTAAEDGTVTWHPEFTFYGFRYVELSGLPEGVAPSEDWVTGAVLHTDFPIHGSFTSSHPLLNQLQHNIVWGLRGNFLDIPTDCPQRDERLGWTGDAQVFAPAAFFNADVHAFFAAWLDSMRLEQAPDGAIPAIVPDTWQGKVGGPGWSDAATIIPWEAYVRTGDPGFLRENFEMMRQWVGYYQSHAEGYIPEVRAFGDWLQPYPQSGQNEGDTPTDFLCTAYFAHSAHLTAKAARILGKPREAEYYASLYENVSRALTQKFFDSEGRLTTPIETQTAYLVALDFNLLPEAMRPKAFDHLVRLVHEADNHLRTGFLGTPLLAPVLDRFGRTDLALTVLFQETYPSWFYSIHQGATTMWERWNSYSHEDGFGNDKMNSFNHYAYGAIGQWIYERIAGLAPDPEQPGYKHIFIQPAPGVPLEQAAAELETPYGLARSAWHLDGNALVLEATIPPNSRGTLRLPVDRELEVRINERRVSLEPDGPFLTAPLGPGTHSIRVEGWR, from the coding sequence ATGCGCGTCTTTAGTATTCTGGTTTGTCTTTTTGTTTCCCTTGCCTCGCTCTTCGGCAAGCCGATCCCTGTTCCGAGGGATCTCCGTGTCGGGGAGAACCGCCAGGCTCCGATTGGTTACCACGACCCCAGTCCGGCTTTTTCCTGGAAGCTGCCCGCACTTGCGGGCGTACATTCGCAGTCGGCCTATCGTCTCGTTGTCGCCAGCGACCCCGCCAAGTTGCCGGAGGCCGCGGATCTCTGGGACAGCGGCAAGGTCACCAGCGACCGGTCCAATTGGATTCCTTATGCGGGGCGACCAATCGACTCGCGCCAGAAGGTCTACTGGCAGGTGCGGTTCTGGGACCAGAAGGACCGCCCTTCGTCCTGGAGTGACGCGGCCCATTTTGAAATGGGCCTCCTGGACAATAGCGATTGGCAGGCGAAATGGATACGCTTGAATCATTCTCAGGAAGCGAAAAGGGCAAACTCTGGCCCCGAAATCGTGATTGAGAAGGCCCACTACGGTGTCCCGGGCGCCCCGGACCATCTGGTCGACGTGACCGCTGAACTGCGTGCCCGTTTCGCTCTAGGGAAAAGGATTATCCCGGCGAGTAACGAACTCGTGGCTCAGGACCCGGCCTGGGATCAGCCCAAATCGCTCCGGATTGTCTACCGTCAGGACGGTCAGCGGAAAGAGCTCATCTTACAGGAAGGTGAGATCTACGACTTCGACCAGGACAAGAAAATCAAGCGCTGGCATGTGCCCAAGTTTATTCCGCAGCAGTTGCGCCGGGAATTTGAAATCGACCAACCCATTCAACGTGCACGGCTCTACGTGACGGCGCGGGGACTCTATCAAGTTCACCTCAACGGGGAAAAGGTCGGGGAGGACTACATGGCCCCCGGCTTCACGCCATACCGAAAGAAGATCGAGACGCGGACCTATGATGTCACCGATCATTTGCAACCGGGAGACAATGCCATCGGCGCGCTTTTGGGAGAGGGTTGGTATGCTGGCACTTTGTTATTTCAGGGACGGCTCGGAGGCCGGTACCCGGAGCTCTTGCTCCAGCTGGAGGTCACTCACGAGGACGGTACGGTGAAACGTATCCTCAGCGACGAATCGTGGAAGGCGACGAATGACGGCCCGATTCGTTACTCCAGCATCTACCGCGGCGAAATTTACGATGCCCGAATGGAAACGACCGGCTGGACTCTGCCCGGCTACGACGACAGTGCCTGGCAACCGGTTCATGCCGGTCTGGTCCAGCCTCGGGATCCGCTCACGCCCAAGCCGTTCCGTCCGGTCCGAATAACGCAAAAACTTTCGACCGTCGAGGTGACCGAGCCCGAGCCCGGAACTTTTGTTTTCGACCTCGGGCAGAATATGGTTGGTTGGCCCGTCCTTCGCATCCCGGTTCAAAAAGACGAAACCGTCACTTTCCGGGTTGCTGAAATGCTGAACCCGGACGGCACGATGTACACCCGAAACTATCGCGGGGCCCAATCGAAAAGCCACTACACTGCGGCTGAGGACGGCACGGTCACCTGGCATCCTGAATTTACCTTTTACGGCTTCCGCTACGTCGAGCTCAGCGGTCTCCCCGAGGGCGTGGCGCCGAGTGAAGATTGGGTGACCGGAGCCGTCCTGCACACGGATTTCCCCATACACGGCAGCTTCACCTCCTCACACCCCTTGCTCAATCAACTGCAGCACAATATCGTCTGGGGCTTGCGCGGTAATTTCCTCGATATTCCGACCGACTGTCCGCAACGCGACGAGCGGCTCGGCTGGACCGGGGATGCCCAGGTCTTTGCGCCAGCGGCATTTTTCAACGCCGATGTGCACGCCTTTTTTGCGGCCTGGCTCGACAGCATGCGGCTGGAACAGGCCCCGGACGGAGCCATCCCCGCCATTGTGCCGGACACCTGGCAGGGGAAGGTGGGCGGTCCCGGCTGGTCGGATGCCGCCACCATCATCCCCTGGGAAGCCTACGTCCGCACCGGTGATCCGGGCTTCTTGCGCGAGAACTTCGAGATGATGCGGCAGTGGGTGGGCTATTACCAGAGCCACGCCGAGGGGTATATCCCCGAGGTGCGTGCTTTCGGCGACTGGCTGCAGCCCTATCCGCAAAGCGGGCAAAACGAGGGGGATACCCCCACTGACTTCCTATGCACCGCTTACTTTGCCCACTCGGCGCATTTGACGGCGAAGGCGGCCCGGATTCTGGGCAAGCCGCGCGAGGCCGAATATTACGCATCGCTCTACGAAAACGTCAGCCGGGCCTTGACCCAAAAATTCTTCGATAGTGAAGGCAGACTGACCACCCCGATCGAAACCCAGACCGCGTATCTCGTCGCGCTCGACTTCAACCTGCTGCCCGAGGCCATGCGCCCCAAGGCCTTCGACCATCTTGTGCGTTTGGTGCACGAGGCGGATAATCATCTGCGCACCGGCTTTCTCGGCACGCCACTGCTGGCGCCCGTCCTCGACCGTTTCGGTCGAACCGACCTTGCGCTGACGGTGCTCTTTCAGGAAACCTATCCCTCCTGGTTCTATTCCATCCACCAGGGGGCCACCACCATGTGGGAACGCTGGAACAGCTACAGCCACGAGGATGGCTTCGGCAACGACAAGATGAACTCCTTCAACCACTACGCTTACGGTGCGATCGGCCAGTGGATTTACGAGCGCATCGCCGGTCTGGCGCCCGATCCGGAGCAGCCGGGCTACAAGCACATCTTCATCCAGCCCGCACCCGGCGTGCCGCTCGAACAGGCCGCCGCCGAACTGGAAACGCCCTACGGTCTGGCCCGCAGCGCCTGGCACCTAGACGGGAACGCCCTGGTTCTGGAGGCCACCATCCCGCCCAACAGTCGTGGTACCCTGCGTCTTCCGGTGGATCGGGAGCTTGAGGTTCGGATCAATGAAAGGCGCGTTTCGCTGGAACCGGATGGGCCCTTCCTGACCGCACCCCTCGGTCCGGGTACGCACAGCATCCGCGTGGAAGGCTGGAGGTAG
- a CDS encoding PEP-CTERM sorting domain-containing protein, which translates to MNIVKSFTITVGALFAAAAGLQAQSVISINFDNGGNPITGSTGAVNAGSWNTAAFGAAGSPVTTSNLLFDDGTASITDISLSNRLNGTPGGNDQVLPGATGEMLNLYTERNRNDGARINITDITFSQYDVYLYYGSVFTEIVVNGVYQGSYLDNDDGSSFVEGSPTVEGNYARFSGLSGSTLEILTALDGDGNLSGEGFVFGAQIVAVPEPSAFALLAGMVGLTWVMVRRRA; encoded by the coding sequence ATGAATATAGTAAAGTCGTTCACCATCACTGTTGGAGCCTTGTTCGCAGCAGCCGCTGGGCTTCAGGCGCAAAGCGTAATCAGCATTAATTTCGACAATGGAGGTAATCCGATCACCGGTTCAACTGGTGCCGTCAATGCCGGTAGCTGGAATACTGCTGCATTTGGTGCCGCTGGTTCGCCCGTGACGACATCAAATTTGCTCTTTGATGATGGCACCGCGTCTATTACCGACATCTCCCTCAGTAACAGATTGAATGGTACTCCGGGCGGTAATGACCAGGTTCTCCCGGGGGCAACCGGTGAAATGCTCAACCTTTACACCGAACGGAATCGTAACGATGGCGCAAGAATCAATATTACCGACATCACTTTCTCGCAGTATGATGTTTATCTGTACTACGGAAGTGTATTCACCGAGATCGTAGTGAATGGAGTATATCAAGGGAGCTATCTGGATAACGATGACGGCTCTAGCTTTGTTGAGGGCAGTCCAACGGTTGAAGGTAACTATGCTCGTTTCTCTGGCTTAAGCGGGAGTACTTTAGAAATCTTAACAGCCCTGGATGGAGATGGTAATCTATCTGGCGAAGGCTTTGTCTTTGGTGCTCAGATTGTTGCCGTTCCGGAGCCCTCCGCTTTCGCGCTCCTCGCCGGAATGGTCGGCCTGACTTGGGTCATGGTTCGCCGCCGCGCCTAA
- a CDS encoding substrate-binding domain-containing protein has product MKSPFKLLSPADQIAEHLRSAIRQGRYVGKMPGIVSLARELRVHRSVVEKALYLLEQEGLLVSEGVGKPRSIETPADFEKSGVRISIILYERDDSMNRVISELRHQLLAAGHELIFAPKTLVELNHDPKRVAQMVNSNPADLWIVQAASKPVLEWFVESSIPALALFGRMEGLPIAGVGPDKVPAVREAVRHLVELGHRRIVFLVRGERRKPQIGKVEEAFIHELKDNGIETGTYNLPDWEESPEGFHRCLDELFRITPPTAFLIGDWLLFLALQNYLGWVRKDKSDGIDLICTDSNPALKWCHPPVAHVYWDHIATARKVVSWVDKAVTGKVPTKQNMTRAKFVPGGTWSQKLNRKMAAELKTG; this is encoded by the coding sequence ATGAAATCCCCGTTCAAATTATTATCCCCGGCAGATCAGATTGCCGAGCACCTCCGCTCCGCGATTCGGCAGGGCCGCTATGTGGGCAAGATGCCTGGGATCGTCAGTCTTGCCAGGGAACTTCGGGTCCATCGTAGCGTTGTGGAGAAGGCGCTCTACCTTCTGGAACAGGAGGGGCTGCTTGTCAGCGAGGGGGTGGGTAAGCCCCGGAGCATCGAGACCCCGGCCGATTTCGAAAAATCCGGCGTGCGTATCTCGATCATTCTTTACGAGCGGGATGATTCGATGAATCGCGTTATCTCCGAACTAAGGCATCAACTGTTGGCGGCAGGGCACGAATTGATTTTCGCTCCGAAGACCCTGGTCGAACTCAACCACGACCCGAAACGGGTGGCACAAATGGTGAATTCGAACCCGGCGGATCTCTGGATTGTACAAGCGGCCTCGAAGCCCGTGCTCGAATGGTTTGTCGAGTCCTCGATCCCGGCACTTGCGCTCTTTGGTCGAATGGAGGGGCTCCCCATTGCCGGGGTGGGGCCGGACAAGGTGCCGGCGGTCCGGGAAGCGGTCCGGCATCTGGTCGAACTGGGGCATCGGCGAATCGTCTTTCTCGTCCGGGGGGAACGACGTAAACCACAGATCGGCAAAGTCGAAGAGGCCTTCATCCACGAACTCAAAGATAACGGCATCGAAACCGGCACTTATAATCTACCGGATTGGGAAGAAAGCCCGGAAGGTTTCCACCGCTGTCTGGATGAACTCTTCCGAATTACGCCACCAACTGCCTTCCTGATCGGGGACTGGTTGCTCTTTCTCGCCCTACAGAATTATCTGGGATGGGTGAGAAAGGATAAATCCGACGGGATCGACCTCATCTGCACCGATTCCAATCCCGCCCTCAAATGGTGCCACCCCCCGGTGGCTCACGTCTACTGGGATCACATCGCCACCGCCCGAAAAGTTGTCAGCTGGGTGGACAAGGCCGTCACCGGCAAGGTGCCGACAAAACAAAACATGACCCGGGCCAAATTTGTCCCCGGAGGGACCTGGTCGCAAAAGCTGAATCGGAAAATGGCGGCTGAACTGAAAACCGGCTGA